The following are encoded together in the Pygocentrus nattereri isolate fPygNat1 chromosome 15, fPygNat1.pri, whole genome shotgun sequence genome:
- the LOC108439433 gene encoding glutathione hydrolase-like YwrD proenzyme isoform X2, producing the protein MDVICLNGCVASSQPLASNIGLDILKRGGNAADAAVAVAAALSVTEPMSTGLGGDAFCLFYDAVTRQVRGLNGSGRSPTAQTLELMERHGFSQSNPPPTFHALNVTVPGAAACWCDTVALFGSKKLSLADLLQPAIGLAQRGFPVAKIAAYHWARGTETLRAAGRELGADFLINNQPPKHGQIMTNPSLACTLQELALQGKAGFYEGRIAEAVVDVVKENGGVLSLDDMKNHVTVEITPIYADYKMVRLWEVPPNSQGMAALIALNILENFPIKDMGHMSPDYLHVLVEALKLSMTDTMHFSSDPDQVKVPIEGLLSKDYAQQRAQSIQMNKANSVCERGIPTGSDTVYFTVVDREGNACSFVNSNYMGFGTGLVPRNCGFSLQNRGANFSLDPDHVNCVGPKKRPYHTIIPAMLTEASSGRLLCSYGVMGGFMQPQGHVQVLLNMLEFGMNPQVALDAPRVFVHLDQAAQKWHLNLEDGVEQRVAEDLRGRGHVVNWPIEGHERAQFGRGQVISVGTWWDPTNEKPEGSERVLWAGSDPRADGCALGY; encoded by the exons ATGGATG TCATCTGCTTAAATGGCTGCGTTGCCTCCAGTCAGCCTCTTGCATCTAACATTGGACTAG ACATCCTAAAGAGAGGCGGCAACGCTGCCGATGCTGCTGTGGCCGTGGCAGCTGCCTTGAGTGTGACAGAGCCTATGAGCACTGGCCTCGGTGGAGATGCTTTCTGCCTCTTCTATGATGCTGTTACCAGGCAGGTGCGAGGGCTTAATGGAAG TGGCAGGAGCCCCACAGCTCAAACCCTGGAGCTGATGGAGAGGCATGGTTTCAGTCAGAGTAACCCCCCTCCCACCTTCCATGCACTCAACGTCACGGTACCTGGAGCTGCGGCATGTTGGTGTGACACGGTGGCATTGTTTGGTAGTAAAAAG TTGTCTTTAGCTGACCTCCTGCAGCCAGCAATAGGTCTGGCTCAGAGGGGGTTCCCTGTGGCCAAAATTGCAGCATACCATTGGGCCAGGGGTACTGAAACCCTGAGAGCAGCTGGGAGGGAACTGGGTGCAGATTTTCTCATTAACAACCAGCCGCCCAAACACGGGCAAATCATGACCAATCCCAGCCTCGCATGTACCCTTCAG GAGCTTGCCCTGCAGGGCAAAGCAGGCTTCTATGAGGGAAGAATTGCTGAGGCGGTGGTTGATGTCGTGAAGGAAAACGGTGGGGTGTTGAGCTTGGATGACATGAAGAACCACGTCACTGTTGAGATCACACCGATTTATGCTGATTATAAA ATGGTGCGACTTTGGGAGGTTCCTCCAAACAGTCAGGGAATGGCAGCTCTCATCGCCCTTAATATCCTTGAAAATTTTCCCATCAAAG ATATGGGCCACATGAGTCCTGACTACCTGCATGTCCTGGTTGAAGCACTGAAACTGAGCATGACTGACACCATGCACTTCAGCTCTGACCCTGACCAGGTGAAAGTGCCTATAGAGGGGCTTTTGTCCAAGGATTACGCTCAGCAGCGAGCCCAGTCCATTCAAATGAACAA AGCcaacagtgtgtgtgagcgtgggATTCCCACAGGAAGTGACACGGTGTATTTCACTGTGGTGGATCGAGAGGGGAACGCCTGCTCCTTTGTTAACAGCAACTACATGGGATTTGGCACTGGCCTTGTCCCCCGAAACTGTGGATTTTCACTTCAA AACAGAGGTGCTAACTTCTCTCTGGACCCTGATCATGTGAACTGTGTAGGTCCTAAGAAAAGGCCCTACCACACTATAATCCCAGCCATGCTTACTGAGGCTTCCTCTGGCCGCCTTCTGTGTTCCTATGGGGTAATGGGAGGCTTCATGCAGCCTCAGGGTCATGTGCAG GTATTGCTCAATATGTTGGAGTTTGGCATGAATCCTCAGGTTGCACTTGATGCCCCACGTGTGTTTGTACACCTTGACCAGGCTG CACAGAAGTGGCACCTTAATTTGGAGGATGGCGTGGAGCAACGAGTGGCTGAAGATCTCAGAGGTCGGGGCCATGTGGTCAACTGGCCAATAGAAGGTCATGAACGGGCACAGTTTGGACGGGGGCAAGTCATCAGTGTAGGAACGTGGTGGGACCCAACCAACGAAAAACCAGAAGGGTCAGAGAGGGTACTGTGGGCTGGGTCAGACCCTAGAGCAGATGGATGTGCTTTGGGATATTAA
- the LOC108439433 gene encoding glutathione hydrolase-like YwrD proenzyme isoform X1: protein MKMKDRLVFSSHRSPVICLNGCVASSQPLASNIGLDILKRGGNAADAAVAVAAALSVTEPMSTGLGGDAFCLFYDAVTRQVRGLNGSGRSPTAQTLELMERHGFSQSNPPPTFHALNVTVPGAAACWCDTVALFGSKKLSLADLLQPAIGLAQRGFPVAKIAAYHWARGTETLRAAGRELGADFLINNQPPKHGQIMTNPSLACTLQELALQGKAGFYEGRIAEAVVDVVKENGGVLSLDDMKNHVTVEITPIYADYKMVRLWEVPPNSQGMAALIALNILENFPIKDMGHMSPDYLHVLVEALKLSMTDTMHFSSDPDQVKVPIEGLLSKDYAQQRAQSIQMNKANSVCERGIPTGSDTVYFTVVDREGNACSFVNSNYMGFGTGLVPRNCGFSLQNRGANFSLDPDHVNCVGPKKRPYHTIIPAMLTEASSGRLLCSYGVMGGFMQPQGHVQVLLNMLEFGMNPQVALDAPRVFVHLDQAAQKWHLNLEDGVEQRVAEDLRGRGHVVNWPIEGHERAQFGRGQVISVGTWWDPTNEKPEGSERVLWAGSDPRADGCALGY, encoded by the exons atgaaaatgaaagaccGTCTGGTGTTCTCCTCTCACCGCTCACCAGTCATCTGCTTAAATGGCTGCGTTGCCTCCAGTCAGCCTCTTGCATCTAACATTGGACTAG ACATCCTAAAGAGAGGCGGCAACGCTGCCGATGCTGCTGTGGCCGTGGCAGCTGCCTTGAGTGTGACAGAGCCTATGAGCACTGGCCTCGGTGGAGATGCTTTCTGCCTCTTCTATGATGCTGTTACCAGGCAGGTGCGAGGGCTTAATGGAAG TGGCAGGAGCCCCACAGCTCAAACCCTGGAGCTGATGGAGAGGCATGGTTTCAGTCAGAGTAACCCCCCTCCCACCTTCCATGCACTCAACGTCACGGTACCTGGAGCTGCGGCATGTTGGTGTGACACGGTGGCATTGTTTGGTAGTAAAAAG TTGTCTTTAGCTGACCTCCTGCAGCCAGCAATAGGTCTGGCTCAGAGGGGGTTCCCTGTGGCCAAAATTGCAGCATACCATTGGGCCAGGGGTACTGAAACCCTGAGAGCAGCTGGGAGGGAACTGGGTGCAGATTTTCTCATTAACAACCAGCCGCCCAAACACGGGCAAATCATGACCAATCCCAGCCTCGCATGTACCCTTCAG GAGCTTGCCCTGCAGGGCAAAGCAGGCTTCTATGAGGGAAGAATTGCTGAGGCGGTGGTTGATGTCGTGAAGGAAAACGGTGGGGTGTTGAGCTTGGATGACATGAAGAACCACGTCACTGTTGAGATCACACCGATTTATGCTGATTATAAA ATGGTGCGACTTTGGGAGGTTCCTCCAAACAGTCAGGGAATGGCAGCTCTCATCGCCCTTAATATCCTTGAAAATTTTCCCATCAAAG ATATGGGCCACATGAGTCCTGACTACCTGCATGTCCTGGTTGAAGCACTGAAACTGAGCATGACTGACACCATGCACTTCAGCTCTGACCCTGACCAGGTGAAAGTGCCTATAGAGGGGCTTTTGTCCAAGGATTACGCTCAGCAGCGAGCCCAGTCCATTCAAATGAACAA AGCcaacagtgtgtgtgagcgtgggATTCCCACAGGAAGTGACACGGTGTATTTCACTGTGGTGGATCGAGAGGGGAACGCCTGCTCCTTTGTTAACAGCAACTACATGGGATTTGGCACTGGCCTTGTCCCCCGAAACTGTGGATTTTCACTTCAA AACAGAGGTGCTAACTTCTCTCTGGACCCTGATCATGTGAACTGTGTAGGTCCTAAGAAAAGGCCCTACCACACTATAATCCCAGCCATGCTTACTGAGGCTTCCTCTGGCCGCCTTCTGTGTTCCTATGGGGTAATGGGAGGCTTCATGCAGCCTCAGGGTCATGTGCAG GTATTGCTCAATATGTTGGAGTTTGGCATGAATCCTCAGGTTGCACTTGATGCCCCACGTGTGTTTGTACACCTTGACCAGGCTG CACAGAAGTGGCACCTTAATTTGGAGGATGGCGTGGAGCAACGAGTGGCTGAAGATCTCAGAGGTCGGGGCCATGTGGTCAACTGGCCAATAGAAGGTCATGAACGGGCACAGTTTGGACGGGGGCAAGTCATCAGTGTAGGAACGTGGTGGGACCCAACCAACGAAAAACCAGAAGGGTCAGAGAGGGTACTGTGGGCTGGGTCAGACCCTAGAGCAGATGGATGTGCTTTGGGATATTAA